GGCGCGGCGCGTGTCCACTGGAATTCCTGGCCTGGACGAAGTCCTTCTTGGCGGTTTCTTGCCCAGTCGGACCTATTTGGTGGTGGGAGCTCCGGGAACGGGAAAGACCATTTTGGCCCTCCAATGGTTGCGGGAAGGCGCAAAGCACGGCGAACGGAGCCTGTATATAACGCTGGCCGAGCCCATTTCTGAAATCATGAAGAACGCGGCCGGATTTAATTGGGACCTGCGGGGAATCGAGACCGTAGATCTCTCCCCCCAAGTAATCGCCGGCCAAGAAAGTTTCCAGGAGTACCGAGTGTTTCCGCCCAGCGAGGTGGAGGAGCCCCTCCTTTGGGACCGGATCTGGCAGGCTGTAACCGAGCATAATCCCCAACGCCTGGTCCTGGATCCTGTCACCATCCTCAAGGATCTCTCGCCGGATCTCTACCAATTCCGCCGCAACCTTCTTCGCTTGGTGAGCCGCCTTAACGCCCAAGGCCTCACCACCATTCTTGTTGCTGAGCCCGGAGATGTAGCGGAGGAAAAGACCCTGGCCCTGGTGGTGGACGGGGTTCTCCGCCTCACGCGCACGGTAGGACCGAGCCGGCTGGTGGACCTGCGCGCGGTGGAGGTGGAGAAATTCCGGGGATCGGATTACCTCCCGGGACTGCATCCCTTGCGCATCACTGCCCAAGGCATCGAAGTTTTTCCCCACCGGGTTTTCCCGCTTGTTGGCCCGGCGAAAGTCGGGGAAAAGATCAGCACCGGCATTCCTGGGTTGGATCAGATCATCGATGGCGGGCTTGAGGCTGGGACAGCGACCCTGATCAGTGGACCGGCGGGTGTGGGCAAGACCACCCTTGGGCTACATATACTGGCCAGCGCCGCCCAGCGCGGAATCCCCGGGGTTCTCTACACCTTCGAGGAGCAGCCCGCGACCTTGCTTGCCCGGACCGAAGGCGTGGGCATCCCCCTCCACTCCCTCGTCAATTCTGGAAAAATCAGGATCTTGGCCATCAGCCCTCTGACCTTTTATCCCGACGAATTCTTCCAACTGGTGCGCCGCCATGTGGAGGAAGAAGGTCGAAAAATGGTAATGCTGGATAGCCTTCGGGGATATAACCTGGCCATGGAGGAGTTCGGAAGCCTCACCGCCCACATCCACAACCTCGCCGCCTATTTGGCCAGCCAAGGGGTCACCTCCCTTTGGCTCACGGAGATAGAGAAGATCGTGGGGGAGCTCTCCCTCACGGAGCTTGGGGTGAGCTTCGTCTTCGACAATGCCATTCTTCTTCGGTACGTGGAGCGCTTTGGCCAGCTTTTGCGGGCCATTGGGTGCCTGAA
The genomic region above belongs to Thermoplasmatales archaeon and contains:
- a CDS encoding AAA family ATPase; its protein translation is MDGARRVSTGIPGLDEVLLGGFLPSRTYLVVGAPGTGKTILALQWLREGAKHGERSLYITLAEPISEIMKNAAGFNWDLRGIETVDLSPQVIAGQESFQEYRVFPPSEVEEPLLWDRIWQAVTEHNPQRLVLDPVTILKDLSPDLYQFRRNLLRLVSRLNAQGLTTILVAEPGDVAEEKTLALVVDGVLRLTRTVGPSRLVDLRAVEVEKFRGSDYLPGLHPLRITAQGIEVFPHRVFPLVGPAKVGEKISTGIPGLDQIIDGGLEAGTATLISGPAGVGKTTLGLHILASAAQRGIPGVLYTFEEQPATLLARTEGVGIPLHSLVNSGKIRILAISPLTFYPDEFFQLVRRHVEEEGRKMVMLDSLRGYNLAMEEFGSLTAHIHNLAAYLASQGVTSLWLTEIEKIVGELSLTELGVSFVFDNAILLRYVERFGQLLRAIGCLKKRGGRASPEVREFQITPHGLRVGEEPLRIPGFFSGIAKTKEREG